The proteins below come from a single Panulirus ornatus isolate Po-2019 chromosome 15, ASM3632096v1, whole genome shotgun sequence genomic window:
- the LOC139753585 gene encoding LOW QUALITY PROTEIN: uncharacterized protein (The sequence of the model RefSeq protein was modified relative to this genomic sequence to represent the inferred CDS: inserted 2 bases in 1 codon) produces MMVVLKNNYSHCPLKKRPLSVCYDATGGEQTEPEDLSVKCGREAPPTLLPPNICLPETQEPNPSGPHAPAIRAGEPRSNTFVAHDPGVCELRAQEPHVLTTHTRISNTLRMRTQGWHAPAENRRDPIAEERLPKPEAESTAPELSQPSRSPKPQPHLDTCPSGQVPSVSRSVSTCASDSSCRSSTSHCAETTKPQHLLSSSETRSAMLVATPTVHPTCSDSLIREVGSPRISLEEVSSESGELPSVHTMSPRNPEATTPHGQQTTPAAAPRPHRPWLAEDPPXRQLLRQFQNVNVTLQPARPRPFLASTQSLWAGVVPLSWPIPHLLATSHPPSPGRHYRECGSPGSESASSEGSSGGGRGEARYSCAECGKSYSTYSGLSKHKQFHCAALGAKSFACKHCEKVYTSLGALKMHIRTHTLPCKCQLCGKAFSRPWLLQGHIRTHTGEKPFQCPQCDRCFADRSNLRAHLQTHADVKKYACATCHKTFSRMSLLNKHTEAACPSLNRRTQP; encoded by the exons ATGATGGTTGTCCTGAAGAATAATTACTCCCACTGCCCACTGAAGAAACgacctctctctgtctgttacGATGCCACAG GAGGCGAGCAGACGGAGCCGGAGGACCTGAGCGTCAAGTGTGGGCGGGAGGCCCCTCCGACACTGCTTCCTCCCAACATTTGCCTCCCGGAGACTCAGGAGCCCAACCCAAGCGGGCCCCACGCTCCGGCCATACGCGCAGGCGAGCCACGTTCTAATACATTTGTCGCTCATGATCCAGGCGTGTGTGAGTTACGTGCACAGGAACCACACGTTCTTACGACACACACGCGGATCTCCAACACGCTACGCATGCGTACGCAAGGATGGCACGCGCCGGCCGAAAACAGGCGGGATCCCATCGCTGAAGAGAGATTACCGAAGCCGGAGGCAGAGTCCACTGCCCCAGAGCTGTCGCAGCCGTCGCGTTCGCCAAAGCCACAGCCACACCTCGACACATGCCCTTCCGGACAGGTTCCCTCCGTCAGCAGAAGCGTCAGCACCTGCGCCTCAGACAGCAGCTGTAGAAGTTCCACGTCACATTGCGCAGAAACCACGAAACCCCAgcaccttctctcttcctccgaGACGAGGAGTGCGATGCTCGTGGCCACACCGACCGTACATCCTACCTGCTCTGATTCCCTGATCAGGGAGGTCGGCAGTCCAAGAATCAGCTTGGAAGAAGTCAGTTCAGAGTCCGGAGAGTTACCCTCAGTCCACACGATGAGTCCAAGAAATCCCGAGGCGACCACGCCCCACGGGCAGCAGACGACCCCAGCCGCTGCGCCGCGTCCCCATCGACCATGGCTGGCGGAGGACCCCCC TAGACAACTGCTTCGCCAGTTCCAGAATGTTAACGTCACCCTGCAGCCCGCGAGACCACGCCCTTTTCTTGCGAGTACCCAGAGCCTGTGGGCGGGAGTTGTCCCGCTGTCGTGGCCGATCCCACACCTGCTGGCGACCTCGCACCCTCCCTCGCCAGGCAGGCATTACAGGGAGTGTGGCTCACCAGGGTCGGAGTCGGCTTCTAGCGAGGGTAGTAGCGGGGGCGGCCGCGGGGAGGCGCGCTACTCTTGCGCTGAGTGCGGTAAGTCGTACTCCACGTACTCCGGGCTCAGCAAGCACAAGCAGTTCCACTGCGCGGCGCTGGGCGCCAAGTCCTTCGCGTGCAAGCACTGCGAGAAAGTGTACACCAGCCTGGGCGCCCTCAAGATGCACATCCGCACCCACACGCTGCCCTGCAAGTGTCAGCTGTGCGGCAAGGCCTTCTCGCGGCCCTGGCTGCTGCAGGGCCACATCAGGACCCACACCGGGGAGAAGCCCTTCCAGTGCCCGCAGTGCGACCGCTGCTTCGCCGACCGCAGCAACCTGCGGGCGCACCTCCAGACCCACGCCGACGTCAAGAAGTACGCCTGCGCCACCTGCCACAAGACCTTCTCCAGGATGTCCCTCCTCAACAAGCACACGGAGGCCGCCTGTCCTTCCCTCAACCGTCGCACACAACCTTAA